The proteins below are encoded in one region of Girardinichthys multiradiatus isolate DD_20200921_A chromosome 19, DD_fGirMul_XY1, whole genome shotgun sequence:
- the LOC124855396 gene encoding TOG array regulator of axonemal microtubules protein 1 isoform X3 — translation MSFTFWILKFDTSINTPIMIPGLMSQEIHDQLLDSKNYQNRTNGVEKLKHNLSEVDIKSVPPGNVEEFINFLPRLLDDSNFKVQYGTLQVLNLLIQNLETGVDKFLKHIVFVALKALGDTRAVTRNEYLNVFQQLMKTIAPQQILDLVIGNLKHKNSRVREDVLNIIMAAMLTHPRKDFNIPKLCFEVAPYLADSKKKVRHAALELFAVFDHCLETGKKQPLMKALDMVELNEDAEGLMAAVQARRARRILPKLTSEGIVEYGLVVPKPGQWSTGQYVSGADLDWVINGGRTSSARSYRTEQDSDRLCGYGSLGSLTDDPPFQRRIVSAGKGKNKLPWESSSFSSTDNEQQQQCTTPNGKCSEQVAKEGSSSLSKKAETYIPSFSCAEPQKVLSPRRRETPAGLRRSGSLNLDTDIFKNTNFSDPDVVAPKGRMLLRNPSVERTFSLPSNASTPSSFLLPSYPLATCTGGMLTPTLARRHAVSSLSMSNTWPNKQENSPQQQGTSTRREKEDTVKGDLFSVQSPRPLRASLVSSSSTSSFRRALSSTRATFSISPVQAHSHDDQRLNTPASQHPDNNPNLDPDSITAWQEPQEDEPLDMLEMMNSLRSVRNSAAKKRAKVSLSSPDPDSPDSAVRVDLGLDSPLQTSPVLTSSASESGLSSLSSAANSSFNGIKTSPRSSASSVMKPCIARVPSAKLQSSVSMDFSSLQVMSRRNDLSSEVGVVGQRVNYCNGTMKTEEEKMAPSPPLVKPAVREPIRALKLAKGSQGIGSCRYSPGPDIPEGGIGRVSSNHPGVALSLEQGDLTAKPPTDPSAGIYSSQLDDDDSSHADEAKEKVRNVRRGRNKTRLNNLDQFEDLSDRGDETRDKIRHRVRQMLSDSPIEGNKESVIKDLRLNGSTLTSTRSDLPSDESTITATSPPEPQSPVKCLTTPHHPSPPTLPPNPKNVSRLRRAPSLSRTRPSVSHSSDELCHATLRHKKNLSAPSELCPFSKPDLVLTQSFNLLNSEDWEKKIEGLMFLRSLAYNHTDTLQGRLHEVCLCLIQEVKNLRSGVSRVAVCTLGDLYTHLQRLMDQELEGTVKALLQKAGESNTFIRQDVDAALDCMVQHCTPTRSIGALLTGGISHLNPVVRKCSAQHLANLLEKVGAARLLSGGKDLTERILPAITKLAQDSSQEARYFGRRMLLSLSSHPDFDKNLEKYISTKDLQAVRDTILTLRTKGIGEMPQDSQSARGRRSLPGSGTVRVSSLTGEQHNQTNRESNSNYSCKYQTQSIADKTEYIKQISGLLGSKDFRERIKGIDQLVADCEHNPKMVVNSMFPVFDAFKARLQESNSKVNLYALESLPKIIQLLKDSLSQVVNILVPAIVDNHLNSKNNAIYYAAIGATNALVLNLDNVLLLQPLCTKAQFLSGKAKVDLIEKVAGLVTELYPRKPQMVEQKVLPLLWHLLGTSTHSGSIHGRGGSVRSATAQLCRALHTQMGSSLIEYAATQPANVQKGLNELLKTLK, via the exons atgagttttactttttggaTTCTCAAATTTGACACATCCATAAATACGCCAATAATGATACCTGGATTAATGTCCCAGGAGATACATGACCAGCTTCTGGACTCCAAGAATTACCAGAATCGCACAAATGGGGTGGAAAAGCTTAAACATAACCTCTCAGAAGTGGACATTAAATCGGTCCCACCTGGGAATGTTGAGGAGTTTATCAATTTTCTTCCTCGGCTTCTAGATGACAGTAATTTTAAGGTCCAATATGGCACCTTACAGGTTTTAAACCTGCTAATACAGAACCTAGAGACGGGCGTTGACAAATTTTTGAAGCATATTGTTTTCGTTGCCCTAAAGGCGCTTGGTGACACTCGTGCCGTCACCAGGAATGAATACCTTAATGTGTTTCAGCAGCTGATGAAAACCATTGCACCACAGCAAATATTAGATCTTGTAATTGGCAACTTGAAGCACAAGAACTCCAGGGTTCGGGAAGATGTCCTGAACATCATCATGGCAGCTATGCTCACTCATCCTAGGAAAGATTTCAACATTCCCAAGCTGTGCTTTGAAGTTGCACCATATTTGGCAGACAGCAAGAAGAAGGTCCGCCACGCTGCCCTGGagttgtttgctgtttttgacCATTGCCTTGAAACAGGAAAGAAGCAGCCGCTGATGAAAGCTCTGGACATGGTGGAGCTTAATGAGGACGCAGAAGGTCTAATGGCAGCGGTGCAGGCGAGACGAGCGAGACGCATCCTTCCAAAGCTAACCTCAGAAGGGATTGTAGAGTATGGTCTGGTGGTGCCCAAACCCGGACAGTGGTCCACGGGACAGTATGTTTCTGGGGCCGATCTGGACTGGGTCATAAACGGAGGACGGACGAGCAGTGCCAGAAGCTACAGGACAGAGCAGGACAGTGATCGATTGTGTGGCTACGGCAGCTTAGGCTCCCTCACCGATGACCCACCGTTTCAGAGGAGGATTGTCAGCGCGGGCAAAGGGAAGAACAAGCTACCCTGGGAGTCGTCCAGCTTCTCGTCGACTGATaatgagcagcagcagcaatgcACTACGCCTAACGGAAAGTGCTCTGAACAG GTCGCAAAGGAGGGCTCCAGCTCTCTTTCCAAGAAGGCAGAGACCTACATACCAAGTTTCA GTTGTGCTGAGCCACAGAAAGTCCTGTCTCCCAGAAGGAGAGAAACCCCTGCAGGTCTCAGAAGAAGTGGTAGCCTGAACCTGGACACTGATATCTTTAAAAACACCAACTTCTCTGACCCAGATGTTG TGGCACCCAAAGGACGTATGCTGTTGAGGAATCCCAGTGTTGAGCGAACCTTCTCTCTCCCCTCGAATGCTTCCACGCCCAGCTCATTTCTTCTGCCTTCCTACCCCCTGGCTACATGCACCGGGGGCATGCTTACTCCAACACTGGCCCGCCGTCACGCAGTCTCTTCCCTCTCCATGTCCAACACCTGGCCCAACAAACAAGAGAACAGCCCCCAGCAGCAAGGAACAAGCACGCGGAGAGAGAAAGAAGACACAGTGAAGG GAGACCTCTTCAGTGTGCAGTCTCCAAGGCCTCTTCGTGCTTCCCTCGTGAGCTCCTCTTCCACCTCATCATTCAGGCGAGCTCTGAGCAGCACCAGGGCAACCTTCTCCATCTCACCAGTGCAAGCCCATTCTCATGATGACCAGAGATTAAACACTCCAGCCAGCCAGCACCCAGACAATAACCCTAATTTGGACCCTGACAGCATTACTGCCTGGCAAGAACCTCAGGAAGATGAACCTCTGGACATGCTGGAG ATGATGAACTCCCTGCGCTCAGTGCGAAATAGTGCTGCCAAGAAGAGGGCCAAAGTGAGCCTCAGCAGTCCAGATCCTGACAGCCCTGACTCAGCTGTGCGGGTAGACCTGGGTCTGGACTCACCATTACAAACGTCTCCAGTGCTTACCAGCTCAGCCAGTGAGAGTGGACTCTCAAGTCTGAGCTCAGCTGCCAACTCCAGCTTCAATGGCATCAAAACAAG TCCTAGAAGCTCTGCCTCTTCTGTAATGAAACCTTGCATTGCAAGAGTGCCTTCTGCAAAACTGCAGTCCTCTGTGTCAATGGATTTCAGTAGCCTTCAAG TAATGTCCCGGAGAAACGACCTGTCATCTGAGGTGGGTGTTGTTGGGCAAAGGGTTAATTATTGCAacggaacaatgaaaactgagGAAGAGAAAATGGCACCATCTCCTCCGCTGGTCAAACCAGCTGTCCGCGAACCGATCAGAGCTTTGAAGCTTGCCAAAG GGTCCCAGGGCATCGGCAGTTGTAGGTATTCACCTGGTCCAGACATACCTGAAGGAGGGATAGGAAGAG TGTCCTCCAACCATCCAGGAGTTGCTTTGTCACTTGAGCAGGGTGATCTGACTGCCAAACCTCCCACTGATCCCTCAGCAGGCATCTACAGCAGTCAACTAGATGATGATGACAGCTCACATGCTGATGAGGCCAAA GAAAAGGTTAGAAATGTCAGGAGGGGTCGGAATAAAACGAGACTGAACAATCTGGATCAATTTGAGGACCTGTCGGATAGAGGGGACGAAACAAGAGACAAGATTCGCCATCGTGTCAGACAGATGTTGTCCGATTCACCTATAGAAGGAAATAAAGAATCAGTTATCAAAG ATTTACGTTTGAACGGCAGCACGCTGACATCCACCAGGTCAGATCTTCCCTCTGATGAATCCACCATCACTGCCACCAGTCCACCAGAACCCCAAAGTCCAGTAAAGTGCTTGACCACACCCCATCATCCAAGCCCCCCAACGTTGCCTCCAAACCCAAAAAATGTGTCCCGCCTTAGAAGAGCACCTAGCCTCAGCAGAACCCGACCTTCGGTGTCCCACAGTTCAG ATGAGCTTTGCCATGCCACTTTGAGACACAAGAAAAATTTGTCTGCACCTTCGGAGCTCTGTCCCTTTTCAAAGCCCGACCTGGTGCTGACACAGAGTTTCAACCTCCTGAATTCAGAGGACTG ggaGAAGAAAATTGAGGGTCTGATGTTCCTGCGCTCTCTTGCTTACAACCATACAGACACGCTTCAAGGCAGGCTTCATGAAGTTTGTCTGTGTCTCATCCAAGAG GTGAAGAACCTGCGCTCAGGCGTGTCCAGGGTGGCAGTGTGTACACTGGGCGACCTGTACACACACCTGCAGAGACTAATGGACCAAGAGCTTGAGGGAACAGTTAAAGCGTTGCTGCAGAAGGCTGGGGAGAGTAACACTTTCATCAGGCAGGATGTTGATGCAGCGCTGGACTGCATGGTGCAGCACTGCACCCCGACTCGCAGCATAGGTGCTTTACTCACTGGAGGAATCAG TCACCTTAACCCAGTGGTGAGGAAATGCAGCGCTCAGCATCTGGCTAATCTGTTAGAGAAGGTTGGTGCTGCCCGTCTCCTGTCTGGAGGTAAAGATCTCACTGAAAGAATTTTACCTGCCATCACCAAGCTTGCACAAGACTCCTCCCAGGAGGCCAG GTACTTTGGTCGTCGAATGCTGCTATCTCTGTCATCCCACCCTGACTTTGACAAGAACCtggaaaaatatatttccaCCAAAGACCTGCAAGCTGTCAGAGACACTATCTTGACTCTCAGGACAAAG GGTATTGGTGAGATGCCCCAGGATTCTCAGTCAGCCAGAGGAAGACGCTCTCTCCCAGGCAGCGGCACAGTCAGGGTTTCGTCTCTCACTGGAGAGCAGCACAACCAGACCAACAG GGAGTCTAATAGCAACTACAGCTGTAAATATCAGACACAGAGTATTGCAGACAAAACTGAATACATAAAGCAGATCTCAGGTCTGCTGGGTTCAAAGGACTTCAGAGAGCGGATCAAAGGCATTGATCAGCTAGTAGCTGACTGTGAACACAACCCCAAAATGGTCGTCAATAGCATGTTTCCG GTGTTTGATGCATTTAAAGCCAGACTGCAGGAGTCCAACAGCAAGGTTAATCTTTACGCCTTGGAGTCTCTACCGAAAATCATCCAATTGCTGAAGGACAGCTTGTCTCAAGTGGTTAACATCCTGGTGCCAGCAATTGTGGACAATCACCTCAACTCCAAGAACAATGCCATCTATTATGCTGCTATTGGCGCAACGAATGCACTTGTCTTGAATCTTG ATaatgttcttcttc